In Megalobrama amblycephala isolate DHTTF-2021 linkage group LG10, ASM1881202v1, whole genome shotgun sequence, one DNA window encodes the following:
- the zgc:123010 gene encoding hsp70-Hsp90 organizing protein, whose protein sequence is MVGLMKFSLDFCRLLGLSGSSDERPEEMDTGALPGQNDDTLSQDVLNGEEGLSDEEKARRKAERRKAKRKRQRQRKKLERVKKDESTEQGEENAGADSELDESEDSESEEVEVIGLSKVEEKPVAPPSTSPSGPPLASGNKSNRQPTARSSEEDPGWDVNSAFVANAVSHIRPKAKSKGAYKSKENKENESRTGEDIGLSDAKTKRSAILVEKGIRFVQEGQYTQAVSLFTEAIKCDPKDYRFFGNRSYCYCCLEQYPLALADAEKSIQIAPNWPKGYYRRGSALMGLKRYSEAETAMEQVLKLDQDCEEAVNDLLYCKVQQLTDLGYDEEQSIHLLEKYNTVQAVVAAKASNQDCALLQPGPCNSLWVGNVTTELTEKHLRDLFKIYGEIDSIRVLHERFCAFVNFKNANMASRAMENLNGHFIENTRLVVRYPDRRIQKVLPTPAIQQPAGAAGPRRRGPVNGDECYFWRTTGCHFGDRCRYKHIPDHRGKDWQP, encoded by the exons GCTCCAGTGATGAGAGGCCAGAGGAGATGGACACAGGTGCCCTCCCCGGGCAGAATGACGACACACTCTCACAG gaTGTCTTAAATGGTGAGGAGGGTCTTAGTGATGAGGAGAAAGCCAGACGGAAAGCAGAGAGGCGCAAAGCCAAGAGGAAG cgtCAACGGCAGCGGAAGAAACTAGAGCGGGTTAAAAAGGATGAAAGTACTGAACAG ggggaGGAGAATGCTGGAGCTGATTCTGAACTCGATGAGTCTGAGGACTCTGAGTCAGAGGAGGTGGAAGTTATTGGCCTTTCAAAGGTGGAAGAGAAGCCTGTCGCACCTCCAAGTACAAGTCCTTCCGGACCTCCTCTGGCTTCAGGGAACAAAAGCAACCGGCAGCCGACGGCCCGTTCTAGTGAGGAG GACCCAGGGTGGGATGTGAACAGTGCTTTTGTTGCCAATGCTGTCAGTCACATACGACCCAAAGCTAAAAGTAAAGGAGCTTACAAGTCGAAAGAGAACAAGGAAAATGAGAGCAGGACTGGAGAA gACATTGGCTTATCAGATGCTAAAACTAAAAGAAGTGCCATTCTAGTAG AAAAAGGGATTCGGTTCGTTCAAGAGGGCCAGTACACACAAGCGGTTAGTCTGTTTACAGAGGCCATCAAGTGTGACCCAAAAGACTACAG gttttttGGGAATCGCTCCTACTGCTATTGTTGTCTGGAGCAGTACCCTCTGGCCCTCGCAGATGCTGAGAAGTCCATCCAGATTGCTCCTAATTGGCCCAAAGGCTATTACCGTAGGGGAAGTGCACTTATGGGGCTTAAG AGGTACAGTGAAGCTGAGACAGCCATGGAACAGGTGCTAAAACTAGACCAAGATTGTGAAGAAGCCGTCAATGACCTCTTGTACTGTAAAGTGCAACAACTTACG GATCTTGGATATGATGAGGAGCAGAGTATTCATTTGCTGGAAAAATACAATACAGTGCAGGCTGTTGTAGCAGCGAAGG CTTCAAATCAGGACTGTGCTCTCCTCCAGCCAGG TCCTTGCAATTCCCTGTGGGTGGGCAACGTGACCACAGAACTGACAGAGAAACATCTGCGGGACCTTTTCAAAAT TTACGGAGAAATTGACAGCATTCGGGTTCTGCATGAACGTTTCTGTGCATTTGTTAACTTTAAGAATGCCAACATGGCCTCCCGTGCAATGGAGAACCTCAAT GGACATTTTATTGAGAATACCCGGCTAGTGGTTCGATATCCAGATCGACGGATTCAGAAAGTCCTCCCAACACCTGCCATTCAACAACCTGCAGGGGCTGCTGG GCCAAGACGCAGAGGTCCTGTCAACGGAGATGAGTGTTACTTCTGGAGGACCACCGGTTGTCATTTTGGAGATAGGTGTCGCTATAAGCACATTCCCGATCACCGAGGCAAAGACTGGCAACCTTGA